The genomic segment CCTGTACCAGGACTGGTCGCTGTGGGATGTGTCGCTGTGGTGGTGGGGCGTGGGCGGCTTCGGGCTGCTGGCGGTCGTGGCCGTGGTCTCGCCGGTCACGGCCCTAGGCCTGGCCGGGCCCATCGTGCTGCTGGACGCCGGGCTGCTGACGGTGATGGCCTTCCTGGCCCCGTGCGTCAACTGCCTCATCGCCGGGGCGGGGTTCTTCGTGGTCTGGCTGTGCCTGCTGGCCGCCGTGCGCCCCCGGGGTTCGGCGGGGGCCCTTTTGGCCATGCTCTGGCTGGCCGCGTTGTCGCCCAATCTCGTGGCCCTGGCGGGCGACGGCGGGGGCTGGGCCATCTACGGCAACACCGAAAACGCCGCCACCCGCGTGTATTTCTCCCCCAGCTGCCCGGCCTGCCGCCGCGCCGTGGCCGACCTGGCCACCAGCACGCCCTCGGGCGTGGCCTACATCCCCGTGTCCGAGCACCCCGAAGACGTGACGCGCCTCATCGCCCTGCACCAGGACGTGCTGGCGGGCACGCCCTTCATCGACGCCTTCCGCAATGCCGTGCGCCCCGACTTCGAGGCCGGGCCCCAGGGCTTCTGGCGGCGCCTGCGCTACCGGGCGCTTTTGGCCCACAACCACGCCGTGTTCCGGCGCATGGGCGTCCATGCCGTGCCCTACGTGGCCACCGTAGGCTGGCGCGGCCTGCCAGGGCCTGCCGCGCCCCAGCGGCCCCCGGGCGAGCCCCGGCCCGAGCCCGCCCCCGCGCCGCTGCCCGCCCCGGCGTCCGACGACACCCCGGCCCCGGACGCCGCCCCGGCCCCGGCGCCCGCCGCTCCGCAGGCCGCCCCGGCGCCATGAGCGACTTCGAGGCCCTGGTCCAGTCCTGCGTGCAGCAGGGCGTGTCGGACATGCACATCACCGGCGGGCATCCCGTGGTGCTGCGCAAGGACGGCACCGTGGCGCCCCAGCGCAAGATCGTCCTGCGCCACAGCGAGGTGGACGAGCTGGCGCGTTCGCTCATGACCCGCCAGCAGGCCGAGACCCTGCGCCGCCAGTGGTCCGTGGACTTCGCCATCTCCGTGTGCGGCACGCGCCTGCGCATCAATATCTTCGCCACCACGCGCGGGCTGTCCCTGGCGGTGCGCTTTTTGCCCGGCGAGGCCCCCGAGATCGAGATGCTCAATCTGCATCCCTCGGTGGGCGACTTCTGCCGCGAGGCCTCGGGGCTGGTGCTCCTGTGCGGGGCCACGGGCAGCGGCAAGACCACGACCATCGCCGCCCTGCTGGGCGAGATCAACCGCACCCGCGCTGCCCATGTGGTCACCCTGGAAGACCCGGTGGAATACCGCTTCCGCTCGGTGAAGTCGTTCATCGAGCAGCGCGAGCTGGGCGCGAGCTTCCAGAGCTTCGAGCAGGGGCTGGTGGACGTGCTGCGCCAGGCGCCGGACGTGATCTGCGTGGGCGAGCTGCGCCGTTCGGAGATCGTCCGCCTGACCCTGGACGCCGCCGAATCCGGGCACCTGGTCTTCGCCACGCTGCACGCCAGCTCGGTGGAGGAGGCCCTGTACCGCATGCTCAACGCCTTCCCGGCGGACGCCCAGGAGTTCGCGCGCTACCAGCTGTCCTCGGCCCTGTGCGGGGTCATCGTGCAGCGGCTGGCCCTGCGCCCGGAGCTGGGCTTCCGGGTGCCCGAGCTGGCTGTGCTGCGCACGGGCAAGGCCGTGCGCAGCATCATCCGCGAGAACCGCCTGAGCCAGATCGAGAACGCCATGGAGCTGGGCCGCGAGGCGGGCATGTTCACCTTCGGCACCTACGCCCAGGAGATGCAGGCCCGCAGGAAGCCCTACATCCACCCCTCGCGCACCCTGCGCTCCGGGCAGGAAACGGCCCGCGAAACGGTCTACGAATCCCCGCTCATCGACCCCCTGGCGGCGCTGCGCGCCGCCCCGGCCCCCGCCGCCCCGGCCCCCGGCGCCCTGACCATCGAGGACGACGACGCCCTGTCCGACGTGATCCGCCAGATCACCGAACGCGGCCCGCTGCCCGGGGCTTGATCCCGGTCAATGCGGCGCGCCCGCGCCCGGGGCATCCTGGCCCGCAACGCGCCCATCTCCGGGACCACAGCCCACAGGACCACGCCAGCATGACCGGACATCCCGCCTTTTTGCCCCAGCCCTCGCGCATGACCGTGGAGGTCACCACGCGCTGCAACATGCGCTGCGCCCTGTGCGTCAAGCAGGCCCCGGGCGCGGACATCGGCGACGGCGACATGGACCCCGCCGTCTTCGCGCGCCTGGCCCCGGCCTTCGCGCACCTGGATTCGCTGGTGCTCACGGGCATCGGCGAACCGCTGTTGCACCCGGG from the Desulfocurvus vexinensis DSM 17965 genome contains:
- a CDS encoding type IV pilus twitching motility protein PilT, which produces MSDFEALVQSCVQQGVSDMHITGGHPVVLRKDGTVAPQRKIVLRHSEVDELARSLMTRQQAETLRRQWSVDFAISVCGTRLRINIFATTRGLSLAVRFLPGEAPEIEMLNLHPSVGDFCREASGLVLLCGATGSGKTTTIAALLGEINRTRAAHVVTLEDPVEYRFRSVKSFIEQRELGASFQSFEQGLVDVLRQAPDVICVGELRRSEIVRLTLDAAESGHLVFATLHASSVEEALYRMLNAFPADAQEFARYQLSSALCGVIVQRLALRPELGFRVPELAVLRTGKAVRSIIRENRLSQIENAMELGREAGMFTFGTYAQEMQARRKPYIHPSRTLRSGQETARETVYESPLIDPLAALRAAPAPAAPAPGALTIEDDDALSDVIRQITERGPLPGA